The following nucleotide sequence is from Cucumis melo cultivar AY chromosome 1, USDA_Cmelo_AY_1.0, whole genome shotgun sequence.
TTGCCGCCGttgtttccttttgttccgccgccgtccgtcgccgaccgccctcgccgttgttcctcgtcgccgtctgccacgttaggtaagtgaaatatgtaaatttatttgatttaagtttatgttttagggttttttttgataaaaattagtttagggttattttttatgaaaattagtttaggattttcttttggaatagatttttgtttgttaaatgtatttttgtatagagtgtgtgtaatttgtagttgaattgaaatttgaaatttgaatggtttaggatttttgttttagaaaattgaataaaattgaatgggggttgaattgggggagaggtttattgttaaattgaaaattgaattgggagggggggtttatatttgaattgaaaattgaaaattgaaaattgaaattgggggggggggggggaggggaatttagttgaatggaaaattgaaatttgagagggggggggggagtggagttaatagttaaatttaaaattgaattagagggagggggtttaagttaaattgaaaattgagattggggggggggggggaggggaatttatagttgaatggaaaattgaaattggagaggggggggggggagtggagttaatagttaaatttaaaattgaattggagggagggggtttaagttaaattgaaaattgagattgggggggggggggggggaggggaatttatagttgaatgaaaaattgaaatttgaagggggggggggggggagttaatagttaaattgaattgggaatgtaatatgtgtgttaagatttgtttttgctatcctgcagttatggtagcattttttgttttgaatttgtttatgtttgggatggctatcctgcagttatggtagccttttttgttttgaatttgtttatgtttgggatggctatcctgcagttatggtagccttttttgttttgaatttgtttatgtttgtgttggctatcctgcagttatggtagcctttgtagtttggaggggtttgtaggatgtgaagatattttgaagtattgtgttgttaataattaggttgtgttggctatcctgcagttatggtagcctttgtagtttggaggggtttgtagtatgtgaagatattttgaagtattgtgttgttaataattaggttgtgttggctatcctgcagttatggataagggttggatgaaacttagaaataagttatcccttgagtatagacatggagtgacccaatttttagaatttgccaaatttcacgttgatgcttacggacgattgaggtgtccatgcaagagatgtttgaatttaaattggagctcattagagggtgtggaaagACATCTGCTGACTAtaggaatatccccctactacacagaatgggtgtatcatggagagtcattaagctatagaggtacagaaaactttgaggaaggaactagtagtaatccttttaatgaaggaactagtagtacacaatttaatgaagaaggtgatatctttggtatgctaaatgatttacaagcccctatagaacatgaagaggaaatagaggaatttcgtttggaagatgaaatggcgatgaatgttggggtaaatatagatgaagatacaacaaataatatatttcaggacttattgaatcaagcacgtaatgagttgtaccccggttgttctgaattttcgtcgttgaattttttggttaagttgatgcatgtgaaagttctaaatggttggagtaacaagtcgttcgacatgttgttagaacttttaagagcagcgtttccaatgtgtaatagtactattcctagttcattttatgaagcaaaacgaaaacttcgtgacttgggcttgggatacgagactattcacgcgtgcaagtatgattgtgtattgtattggaaagagtttgctgatttgcaacattgtcctacatgtggcgaggctaggtacaaggttaatgataatagagggaaaaaaattccgcataaggtattgcgccagTTTCCTTTAGTACCTAGATTACAgcgcttgtttgtatcgcaggaagggtctgctgacatgagatggcatagggacaaacgtgttgaaacagatgatgtcttgagacatccagctgatgcagaggggtggaagcactttgattctgaatttcctgattttgcttctgatccacgaaacgtgcgtttgggcttggcttcagatgggtttaacccatttggtcaaatgagtacctcgtacagtatgtggcctgttgtgttacttccttacaatttgccaccatggaaatgcatgaaagagacaaatttctttatgtcattgctcatacccggtcctaaatctcctggtagggaaattgatgtgtatctccaaccattgattgaggaattgaaagacttatggacttttggggtgcgtacgtatgactctcttacaggtcagttctttcagctatacgcagccttgttgtggacgattaatgacttcccggcgtatggtgacctatcagggtggagtacgaaggggtatcaggcatgtcctatatgcatgagtgatagatcgtccttcgggatacgaggtagaatatctttcatgggacatagacgctatcttccacagaatcacgtgtggcgtagaagtaggctacacgatggaaaggtagagcgtaaggctcctcctgtggtgatgaatgggtatgaaatattagaacaactagatcagttggaatttccagttatgagtaaacatccttcaatacaggataagaaaagaaagagagctcttaattggacgaagaaaagtatttttttcaatcttcctTATTGGTCGAGACTtttgttacgtcacaaacttgatgtaatgcacattgagaagaatgtttgtgacaatttgattggtacgttattgaacatcgaagggaaaacgaaggataccacgaatgctaGGTTGGACTtacaagatctgaagataagaaaggatttacatcttgtagaagtgggtaaccgattggtgaagccacatgcgagctacacgttgactaccagtgaacgagtagagttttgtaagtttctgaaatcagttaagtttcccgatggatttgtttccaatatatcgagatgtgtgcatgaaagagagGGGAAAATATCAGGACTAAAAACGCATGATTgccatgttttattacatcgactgctaccaattggtattcgagcattcttaccgAAGAACGTATACACTGCTATAAccgaattatgtaattttttccgTGACTTGTGCGCCcgaacgataagagtaagtgatctagacagattgcaagcagatatcataatcatactttgtaagttggaaagaatatttccacctgccttttttagcgttatggtgcaccttgccgttcacttaccatatgaaacgaaGATTACTGGTCCGGTttcttatagttggatgtatccgaTCGAAAGGAGTCTACGAACGTTAAAGCagtatgttagaaacaaagcacgtcctgAGGGGTCAATTGCAGAAGGCTA
It contains:
- the LOC127150875 gene encoding uncharacterized protein LOC127150875 isoform X1, with the protein product MRWHRDKRVETDDVLRHPADAEGWKHFDSEFPDFASDPRNVRLGLASDGFNPFGQMSTSYSMWPVVLLPYNLPPWKCMKETNFFMSLLIPGPKSPGREIDVYLQPLIEELKDLWTFGVRTYDSLTGQFFQLYAALLWTINDFPAYGDLSGWSTKGYQACPICMSDRSSFGIRGRISFMGHRRYLPQNHVWRRSRLHDGKVERKAPPVVMNGYEILEQLDQLEFPVMSKHPSIQDKKRKRALNWTKKSIFFNLPYWSRLLLRHKLDVMHIEKNVCDNLIGTLLNIEGKTKDTTNARLDLQDLKIRKDLHLVEVGNRLVKPHASYTLTTSERVEFCKFLKSVKFPDGFVSNISRCVHEREGKISGLKTHDCHVLLHRLLPIGIRAFLPKNVYTAITELCNFFRDLCARTIRVSDLDRLQADIIIILCKLERIFPPAFFSVMVHLAVHLPYETKITGPVSYSWMYPIERSLRTLKQYVRNKARPEGSIAEGYIMNESSTFCSRYLRGIETRFTRDERNDDTIVENEVIGDFEIFKQKVRPLGASSVRAISEEEKRLFHWYILNNADEITEYRKKHLRLQRRHAQTSMDLYKIHERAFPEWFRAQVLELRQSANLSDDFFSLAMGPSFDVRCYNGCIVGGVRFHTIELDSRRTTQNSGIMVIGESDASGTGDNNFYGVLDEVLHVQYPLGRNVWLFKCRWYDTDVNKSQRTTHIEVGYKSLNTSRFWYADEPVILATQAHQVFYVDDPKNGINWKVVQVIQNKRIWDVPEVEDVQNDHINIVEVVVSHQVDDHIEDDTLCRNDVDPTIVERPVVRHVTDDFIDDVDEHLSHASDEEL
- the LOC127150875 gene encoding uncharacterized protein LOC127150875 isoform X2 — protein: MRWHRDKRVETDDVLRHPADAEGWKHFDSEFPDFASDPRNVRLGLASDGFNPFGQMSTSYSMWPVVLLPYNLPPWKCMKETNFFMSLLIPGPKSPGQFFQLYAALLWTINDFPAYGDLSGWSTKGYQACPICMSDRSSFGIRGRISFMGHRRYLPQNHVWRRSRLHDGKVERKAPPVVMNGYEILEQLDQLEFPVMSKHPSIQDKKRKRALNWTKKSIFFNLPYWSRLLLRHKLDVMHIEKNVCDNLIGTLLNIEGKTKDTTNARLDLQDLKIRKDLHLVEVGNRLVKPHASYTLTTSERVEFCKFLKSVKFPDGFVSNISRCVHEREGKISGLKTHDCHVLLHRLLPIGIRAFLPKNVYTAITELCNFFRDLCARTIRVSDLDRLQADIIIILCKLERIFPPAFFSVMVHLAVHLPYETKITGPVSYSWMYPIERSLRTLKQYVRNKARPEGSIAEGYIMNESSTFCSRYLRGIETRFTRDERNDDTIVENEVIGDFEIFKQKVRPLGASSVRAISEEEKRLFHWYILNNADEITEYRKKHLRLQRRHAQTSMDLYKIHERAFPEWFRAQVLELRQSANLSDDFFSLAMGPSFDVRCYNGCIVGGVRFHTIELDSRRTTQNSGIMVIGESDASGTGDNNFYGVLDEVLHVQYPLGRNVWLFKCRWYDTDVNKSQRTTHIEVGYKSLNTSRFWYADEPVILATQAHQVFYVDDPKNGINWKVVQVIQNKRIWDVPEVEDVQNDHINIVEVVVSHQVDDHIEDDTLCRNDVDPTIVERPVVRHVTDDFIDDVDEHLSHASDEEL